In the Candidatus Cloacimonadota bacterium genome, AAATCCTTGGCGTTGGTGCTGGCCACGGGATACAGCGTCATGTCCGAATCCGTCATGGCGTTGATGAAGGTATGCAGCGAACCCTTGATCAGTTCTTGGAAAGTCGATTTGCCGGGGAAATTCCTGGAGCCGTTGAGCACCGAGTGTTCCAGGATGTGGGGGCAGCCGGTGTTGTCGGTGGGAACGGTCTTGAAGGTGGCGCAGAACAGCTTGTTGTTGTCCTCGCACGCCAGATGCACCAGGCGCGCCCCGCTCTTCACATGTTCATAATGATGCGCCGTGGCGGCGATCTCGGGGATCTCGCGGCTGGCGATGTGCGCAAAGCCGTGCTTCACAGCCTGCTTTTTCATGCTTGAACTCCTATCAGATTAAATTGTATTCTTTCAAAACGCCGCGGAGTATCTCGCGGTTGGCGTCCTGCAGCGGACAGATCGGCAGCCGGAATTCCAGCTCGATCAGGCCCATCAGGTGCAATGCCTCTTTGGCCGGGATGGGGTTGGTCTCGATGAACATCACGCCGTTCAGCTTCTGCAGATGCCGGTGCTGTTTGGCGGCGCTGGCGTAGTCTCCGGCCAGGCAGCTGCTGATGTGTTCGCTCATCAGTTTGGGCGCCACATTCGCCGTAACGGATATGCAACCCTTCGCGCCCACGGCCATCAGCGGCAGATTGAGCGCGTCTTCGCCGCTCATCAGGGCAAAGCCCTCCGGAGCGTCGCGGATGATCTCCGTCGCTTGGGGGATGTTTCCGCTCGCTTCCTTCACCGCCACGATGTTTGGGCACTCCCGTGCCAGTTTCACCATCGTCGCCGCCGCCAGGTTCACCCCCGTGCGGCCGGGAACGTTGTAAACCACCATCGGGATGTCCACTTTGGCGGCCAGGGCCTTGAAATATTCATGCAGGCCGTTTTGCGTGGGCTTGATGTAATAGGGCGTGATCACCAGGGCATGGTCCGCCCCCAGTTCCCTGGCCCGCTTGGTGGCCGCCAGGGTCTGGTTGAAATTGTTGGTGCCCGTGCCGATCATCACCGGAACGCGCTTGTTGATCTTCTGCAGGGCAAAAAGCAGCAGCGCTTCCTTCTCGTCGGAGGCCAGCGCGGCGGTTTCCGCGGTGGTGCCCAAAAGTAGGATCCCGTGGGTGCCCTCGGCGAGGTGGAAC is a window encoding:
- the dapA gene encoding 4-hydroxy-tetrahydrodipicolinate synthase encodes the protein MLQGSYVALVTPFKHGGIDYSALEALLEFHLAEGTHGILLLGTTAETAALASDEKEALLLFALQKINKRVPVMIGTGTNNFNQTLAATKRARELGADHALVITPYYIKPTQNGLHEYFKALAAKVDIPMVVYNVPGRTGVNLAAATMVKLARECPNIVAVKEASGNIPQATEIIRDAPEGFALMSGEDALNLPLMAVGAKGCISVTANVAPKLMSEHISSCLAGDYASAAKQHRHLQKLNGVMFIETNPIPAKEALHLMGLIELEFRLPICPLQDANREILRGVLKEYNLI